From the genome of Bacillota bacterium, one region includes:
- a CDS encoding DUF2197 domain-containing protein — protein MTARCAFCGKKESVAEDHKDYPKLLTNPKTVYICDWCNNKVRYDAEENQKPKKPM, from the coding sequence ATTACTGCCAGGTGCGCTTTCTGTGGAAAAAAAGAGTCGGTGGCCGAGGACCATAAGGATTATCCGAAACTGTTGACTAACCCCAAAACGGTTTACATTTGCGATTGGTGTAATAACAAGGTGCGTTACGACGCCGAAGAAAATCAGAAACCCAAAAAACCCATGTAA
- a CDS encoding alpha/beta fold hydrolase, whose translation METIRVVNGRGEALAVVYHPGSGRPSYIVVMCHGFRGSKEGGGRATELAERMSRLGYSVIRFDFAGAGESEGDFAAITLTRQIEDLGTILDWIETQNLGVPLVLGRSFGGSTVACRAALDERIKGICLWSTPTDLGETFSQALGDAYQDLAAGRTVVIRDDYGPFSLQPSFVSDLAKHDVLSAISLFQPRPVLIVHGEQDEVVPLKQAQAAFAAAGEPKQLVVIPGADHRFLKDYPRAWEVTLEWFQRFFPVNVDK comes from the coding sequence TTGGAAACGATTAGGGTGGTTAATGGTCGCGGTGAAGCTCTGGCGGTGGTTTATCACCCGGGTAGTGGTCGGCCTTCATACATAGTGGTCATGTGCCACGGTTTTCGTGGCAGTAAAGAGGGCGGCGGTCGAGCCACTGAACTGGCTGAGCGGATGAGTCGGTTAGGATATTCAGTTATACGGTTTGATTTCGCGGGAGCCGGCGAAAGCGAAGGTGATTTTGCAGCGATTACTCTGACCCGTCAAATTGAGGACCTTGGTACCATCCTGGACTGGATTGAGACGCAGAACCTAGGAGTTCCCCTGGTGCTGGGACGAAGTTTTGGCGGGAGTACGGTGGCCTGCCGAGCGGCCTTAGATGAGCGAATCAAAGGAATTTGTCTCTGGTCGACGCCGACCGATCTGGGGGAGACATTTTCTCAGGCGCTGGGTGACGCCTACCAGGACTTAGCCGCCGGGCGGACGGTGGTGATCAGGGATGACTATGGTCCCTTTTCTCTCCAACCGAGTTTTGTTAGCGACCTGGCGAAGCACGATGTGCTGAGCGCGATCAGTTTGTTCCAACCCCGACCGGTCCTGATTGTCCACGGTGAACAGGACGAGGTGGTGCCCCTCAAACAGGCACAGGCGGCCTTCGCGGCGGCTGGGGAGCCCAAACAGCTTGTGGTTATCCCCGGGGCCGACCACCGGTTTCTCAAGGATTACCCGCGGGCCTGGGAAGTCACCCTGGAATGGTTCCAGCGTTTCTTTCCCGTCAATGTGGATAAATAG